ATCCGTAGCCCCCGCGCTCAACGCCGCGACGGCATATCCCCACACACTGAGAAGCATGGATTTAACCTTTGGTAAGCTCCGCTCTCAGCGTGCTGGACCGTGAGGCCGCCACATTTGCCCTGAAATGGGCGGCCTCACTGGTCCAGATCGCAGGATATGCGACGACCGCCTTCGGGATGACGCCGCTCAATGTCTACCTGTTCTTGGTGGGCCTGGTCGGCTGGTTCGCTGTCGGGGTCTTGTGGAAGGACCGTGCCATCATGCTGATCCACGCGGTTGCGCTTGCGGCAATGGTGACGGGACTGCTTAGCAGCTAAGCCCGGCAGCGGCTGTTGGCGTCGCCCATCCGCGGAACTCCCCTGCAGCGAAAAACAACCTGGTGCCATCTGGCCATTCCACTCGTTGCCCACCGCTCGTGCAGTTCTGCGTGGCGGTGGGTGCACGGCCTACAAGTTTGGTCATGGCGGGAATTGTCGAGTGATCTGTGCGCCCAAAGTCGATCCGCTGCGGGCGGTCTGACAACTGAACACCGCCCGCATCAAGACTGTAGGGGATTGGATCCGGAGTTGGCGCGGCCGGCGCGCAGGCGGCCAGCAGCAAAACCGCCGCCAGCGCGCGCCTCACTTCGGGGACCGCTTTGCGAGAATACGTTGCAATGTGCGGCGATGCATATTCAGCCGCCGTGCGGTTTCCGAGACATTCCGGTCGCACAGTTCATACACCCTTTGAATATGCTCCCAGCGCACGCGGTCTGCGGACATCGGGTTTTCAGGAGGCGGGGGAAGCTCGTCGCCCGTTGCCAGAAGTGCGTTGGTGACGTCATTGGCGTCGGCAGGCTTGGACAAATAGTCAGTCGCTCCGATCTTAACGGCAGCAACAGCGGTGGCGATGGCACCATAGCCTGTCAGCACAACGATTTTGGAGTCGGGCCGCCGCTCTCGCAACACCTCGACCACGTCCAACCCGTTTCCATCTTCCAGACGCAGGTCAATCACGGCATAGGCGGGGGGGCGAGCTGTGGCGATAGCCCGGCCGGCGGCAACTGTTTCAGCGGTCTCTGGCGCAAAACCACGCTTTTCCATGGCACGTGCCAATCGGCGCAGAAACGGCTCATCATCATCCACAATAAGCAGCGTGTTGTCCGCTCCGATCTCCCTCAGAGTGCTGTCACCCATGGCAAATCCCTCTCCCGCTGCCTACCGTCTGTTAGGTGTAGGTCGCAGGAGGGGGCGCGTCAAACACTACCGCGTTAATGCCGCAGTTATCACTTGGCCGCGTTTGCATAGCAGGCGACGGAGTCGGCGATCTGCTCCGGTGTTGTTTCACGGCGGAAGAACTCGACGAAACCCGTGTCCGGCATCACCAGATAGGTGAAGGTGGAGTGATCAACCAGATAGTATTCCGGATCGCCTGCCTGCTTTTTATAGTAGGTCTTGTAGGCCTGCGACGCGGCTTTCACCTGAGCCTGCGTGCCTGTCAGCCCAATCATCTTCGGGTGCATAACGTCGGTGAATTCGGCGACGACCTCGGGCGTGTCGCGTTCCGGGTCGATCGAAATGAACAGAGCATTTGCGTCGATGCCGCGTTCTTCCAGCAAATCCAGCGCTTCTGCATTGCGCGCAGAGTCCAGCGGGCAGACATCCGGACAGAACGTATAGCCGAAATACACAAGCGTCGGAGAGGTAATGACGTCCTTGTCGGTCACGGTTTCGCCGGATTCGCTTACTAGCTCGAACGCCCCGCCAATATCGCCACCCGCCACGACCGAGCTTGCGCACGGGTTCTGTTCCCCGCCGGACTGCCCGTTCAGCATCACATAAGCGGCCGTCCCAC
Above is a window of Litoreibacter janthinus DNA encoding:
- a CDS encoding DUF6552 family protein: MVSSALSVLDREAATFALKWAASLVQIAGYATTAFGMTPLNVYLFLVGLVGWFAVGVLWKDRAIMLIHAVALAAMVTGLLSS
- a CDS encoding ActR/PrrA/RegA family redox response regulator transcription factor gives rise to the protein MGDSTLREIGADNTLLIVDDDEPFLRRLARAMEKRGFAPETAETVAAGRAIATARPPAYAVIDLRLEDGNGLDVVEVLRERRPDSKIVVLTGYGAIATAVAAVKIGATDYLSKPADANDVTNALLATGDELPPPPENPMSADRVRWEHIQRVYELCDRNVSETARRLNMHRRTLQRILAKRSPK
- a CDS encoding SCO family protein, which translates into the protein MNKIYATTALTLVVAMLGGTAAYVMLNGQSGGEQNPCASSVVAGGDIGGAFELVSESGETVTDKDVITSPTLVYFGYTFCPDVCPLDSARNAEALDLLEERGIDANALFISIDPERDTPEVVAEFTDVMHPKMIGLTGTQAQVKAASQAYKTYYKKQAGDPEYYLVDHSTFTYLVMPDTGFVEFFRRETTPEQIADSVACYANAAK